The Serinus canaria isolate serCan28SL12 chromosome 8, serCan2020, whole genome shotgun sequence DNA window ACACAACAGGACCTGCTGTGTGAcacctgctcagctgctgcactgaggtgggaggtgctgagctgcCAACGTCCCTTTTTATTCTATGACATATGGAAACAAATGGCACAATCAGTACTTTATATTAAATAACCTGGTAATAAATGCAAAGGTACATTACCCTGGAGCTTTACCTTCATTCTACTGCACAACCTTCCACTCAAAAGGCAGAAAGCCctagaaagaaattaatgaaacatGGCAGCTGGTaaggaaaaaggaagcaaagaagcaaaactttctgacatggaaaagaaattcagGCTGCAACTTCAGGACAAACTGGATGCTTCTACCACAGTGGTTAAGAGCAGATTTTAAGTCATTATTAAGTTCCAAAGTTAAAGCCCCATTGTTGACACTGAGGCATTACACACCTCTTGGCAGTTACAGCCTTGGAGGTCAACACCTGCCCAAGTCTGCCAGGCTAATTCCTAAGGAAATTTTTCTTCACTAACCATTTTAATCTAAATCAAAGTGAAGAATCTAACAGACACTTTGGGCAGTGCTTGGACACACCACAGAACTTGCTTTTGTTATAGGAAGCTTCCCTAGgtgtgaaaatatttaaatgaagaagGTTCCTGTGCAATGAGTAGCAGAAGTGGCTTCAGTTTGGTCTTTTGCTCTTTGAATTTTGTGTTCTCAAATATTTCCTTCCACAATACTCAACTGGTTAGATTTAGTGTGCATGTTTCCATCAGAGACACAAGTGTCACCCCAAGAGCAGGCATGCACCACCATAGCCAAAATAAAGCTTTCCCCATTATTAACCCATCACTCAAAAGTGCATAAAGTATAGAAACATTCTGAAATACAGCTGGTAACTGTTGTGTTTATTAAGGAACTGGTTTGTAAGTggagtttgtttttgttttttttttaataaccaaCATGATACTTTCCCCTCCaaataaaaagaagtgaaactgaaagaaaacctCAGCAAAATACAAGGAAAGAAGGGATAGAGGGACAACTCTGGAGTGTTCTAACTTAGTGAGTTAACAGGTCTCCAAACCCAGTGTCAAAGAGCCATCACACTCATGAGGGCAGGGCCAGTTTATCCAGTGAATTCTCCCAGTCTCTGCTCACAGATCCTGCACAAAGCTGGAGCGGATGCATCACCAGCCCAGCAAACAGAGACAGAGCAGCACATGTGAGTGGTTTCAGTCTCCTCAAGTCTCCCATTTCATTACTCAGGGGTAATTAGGTTATTTTCTCATACAAAGCAGTTTAAAGCCAGGCAGTGCAATCCTTCCCAGTACAAGTTCCAGAGCTCCCTGTGATGCAGcattgctgcagcagccactgctgggcaGTGGGTCTGGACTGGGCAGAGCACACACCACAGGGTGCTTTTCCAGCCCAGCCGAGCAGACCTCATTCAGGTACAAAGCAACCACAGAGACCCCAAATTAAGGTTTGTCCAACTTGTGTGTGCGCTCGTGCCTCCGTAGGGTCCCTGACTCAGTGAAGGAATGCCCACAGAAATTACAGGAGTAGGGCTTCTCTCCGGTGTGGATGCGGTGATGGCGCTGCAGTGATGCCAGCCGGGTGAAGGTCCCTCCACACTCCTCGCAGTAGAAGGGCCGTGCCCCAGAGTGAGTCTGCTGGTGTCTCTTgagcctgagcagctgcacaAACGCCATGCCACACTCCTGACACTTGTAGGGCTTGTCCTCCCGGTGGATCACCTTGTGCTTGGACAGCAGGTTGGGCTTATCGAAACCTTTACCGCACGTTGGGCAGGCATAAGGTTTGAAGTCGTCCTCCTGAGATTTTGGGTTTGCTGGACAAGCCTGATCCGGGCACTCAGCattgtgctgctggctgtggtgcACCACGGACCAGGGGTTCCTGGCCGTGCTGTTGGCCAGGATCACCATGGAGCGCTCGATCTTGTGCACGTTGCGCAGGTGCCTCCAGACATCGGCCGTGCGGATGAAGCCCTTGTCACACTCGGGGCACTTGTGCGGCCGCTCGCTGGAGTGGATGAGCTTGTGCATGCGCAGGTTGGCGGCGCGGGAGAAGCCTTTGGTGCAGATGGGACAGCGGTAGGAGTTCTCCAGCAGGTGAGCTcgcctgtgctcctgcagctcgCTCACGCCACGGAAGGAGGAGCCACACTTCTTGCATCGATAGGGCAGAGCTTCTTCGGGGAtgggctccagctcctcactAAGCGCATCTCCGAGAGCAGCGCTTCCGTTGTCCTCACGGAGTTTAGTTATCATCCGTGGTTTCCTGGTGTGCTCAGAGGAATGGTGACCTAAATCCTCATCTTCTCTCTGCAGGTGGAagctggtgctggagggagGAAACTCCCCAGCTGGGTTCTCACCCTGTTTCTGGCAGTAGGTGTCACAGGTTTCTTTGTCTCCACACCGCAGGTCTGCAGGAAGCTCTTGCTTTCCTGCAGGTCCAGCAGAGtttccaggaggactgcaggaGTAATTCATGTCCACCTCCTTCTGTGGCCTACAGCTGTGGCCCACCTGCTTTGTGGCCTTTCTGGGATAATTTGAATGCTCCCCCCCTGTGTCACAAATGTTATTCTCACTCACATCCATCCTGTGATGCAAACACTGTGTTCTTCTAAGTTAAAACTCTAGCTCATCATCACCCAGAACTTTGTGTCCTTCATGGTAAGTCCATTCTCAGCTCTTCTGACAGTCTTCcctagaaaataaaacacctcTTTCATCAGTTATTCTTCTGATATTATAAATTTAGAACAGTGAAGGTATTTTTCTGATTCAAAGAATGGGACAAACAATTAGATatgcagaagaaacagaatCATCTACTATTAGATATGtagaaaatacacatttagCACATGAAACGCAAACAATGTTCAATAAAGTTAAATCCACTGTCATCAGCCAGCCTTCACTACCAAATATAAATTGATAATtccaattttaaattttcctaaagATGAGAaattacagaatcccagaatggtttgggttggcaaGGACCTGAAATACTgtcttgttccaaccccctgccatgggcaggacacctttcactagaccagattgctctgagccccatccaaactggccttaaacacttccagggatgtgccagccacagcttcactggcaccctgtgccaagtcctcaccaccttcacagtacagaatttcttcctaataactaatctaaatctcttctcttttagtttaaaagtGTTTCCCTTTGTTCTGTCTGTGTAAAATGTTGCTCTCCATCATTTCTGTAAAATCCCTTCAAGGTGGGGTAAGACATCTGAATAGAAGCATACATATTAATGAACACATAGATGcaaaagcataaatatttctgtatttccacGTGTACATCAATGTAAAACTTGCCTATTTAGTTTCAGCAGGCTTATCAAGTGCAGCGATCAAGGCAGTACAGCGATGTGCATTAAGTGAAAGCTCTTATTCACATTCCAGAAAGGCTGGCTCCATCAGCAGCACAAGCCACGCTTTCTTCTGCTGGAGACATAGAAAACAGTCTGGATTAGTCCTCATTAGTCACTGCCTGGAACAGCGTGGCTCGACTCACCCCCACTCCAGCCATTCCTGACAATTTAATAAGGAGCTGCTAACAGGAGTATTCctcacctcctgccctccagctcagctgccGATGCCTTTGGGGCGGGAGAACTTTCCAAAGGATGCTGGCGCTGCTGGGCTTAAGAAAATTCCATACCACGGCTACCCATTTCCTGCAGAAGGGGCGTGTGGAAATCACGGCGTGGGCTAAAAACCAATAATATCAACAAtaaatacatacacatacatatgtatatatattaaaaaagaagatttttttttttttttttttttccaggcaacACAACCCCCCCAACTTTTCCCGGGTGCCCGTTCCCTGTTCCCCGGCCCTACCTGTGCGCTGCGGGTCCCGGTACGGCCCCGAGCATCCTCCGAGCATCCCCGCGCATCCCCCGCGCCGGCGCGGAGCCCGCGGCAGCGGCACCGGCGCACTGGCGGCTCGGccgtgctggagctgccagcagcgGGGCGGGACCGGACACTGCGTCCCCTCCCCGGCCACCGCGTCCCCTCCCCGGCCACTGCGTCCCCTTCCCGGTCACCGCGTCCCCTCCCCGGTTAGCGCTCCCCGCCCGGCTCCGCGGCCGGGCCCTTCCCACCGCCCCGGCTCGGGGGATCCCGGCGCTCCAGGAGCCTGTTCATGGATTCATGGAATGGTatggcttggaagggacctcgAATGTCGTCTCGTTCCAGCCCCCTtccatggtcagggacaccttcctgtagaccaggttgctccaagccccatccagcctggccttgaacacttccagggatccaggggcagccccagcttctctgggcagcctgtgccagggcctcaccaccctcacagggaaaaaaatacccccaatatttaatctaaacctgctctctttcaatttgaagccattctcccttgtcctgtcaccccAACTCTTGCAAATAGTCTTGccccatctttcttgtaggctcccttgGGGTACTGcaaggccacaattaggtcatCCCAAAAGCTGAACACTCTCAGTTCTCTTGGCCTTTCCTCAGAGCAGAGGTGTTCCATCCTCTGATCACCTTggtgccctcctctggactctcccCAAGAGGTTCAGTGCCcttcctgtccctcagctccagctcacaGCAATTCATGGAGTGttccctgtgccccccaccATGGCAATAACTGTGCATCCATCTTCTTGCAGGAGTGTGGAAGGGATTGATTCCCTCTTAGGTCCTGCTTTGTCAGAAGAAaggggctctgctcctgtcagGAGGGATCCATCCACTTCCCAGGATTGTGTCCCACTTCCTACTAGAAAAGTCTTTGCACCCAAAAGGACATACAGCATCTTCAGTGATGCCTCACCAGGGCCTTTCACAGTGGCACCAGTTCCTTGAGAACTCCTTTGCCCAACCGTCCCACCTGCCTTTGCCAAAGCCACAGCAGGGTCGTGGTCCGCAGCTGAAACCACTCTCCAACATCTCTGTGTAATCTCATGGAGATTGCTCCAGCTCtaaacccagctctgggaaaaaaaccccgaGCAAACCCAGCTTTGCACTGCCTTTTCCTAGCAAAACTCCTCCAGCTTTGGGAAATGGGCTCCACAAATTAGCAGCAAATACAGAACTGAAATGACAAATGAACAAGAGTGTACATTGCCAGCATGCAGATATGGTACAGAAGAATGCTCCAAGCTCTGTATTATTTTTGTGACTGCACAGATCTTGCTAAAAATAGACATGAAACCAgaaactgctctgctgggagttgAGGGTGAGGAAGAGAAATGTACCTACTCCTTCCTACTCTCAGGAAAAGCAAGTTCCTTCTGAGAGCAGAATAAGTGGCAGTTCAATTCCTTCAGATGAGGCACTTCAAAAATAAGTTTGCAACAATCCTTTAATGACAGTCCTTGAATCCATGAGGACCCCACACTCTGCTTGGAATAGCAAACCTTGCAGGGGAAGAACTGTCATTCCAGCTTTCCCaaactaggggaaaaaaacaaaacagctcagaagatttctgttctttttactgtattttttgtttgtttgtttcagaatTTAAATGCTTGGATGTGTCTTACTTAGCTGGGCAGGGTAAAGGCTATCTCCCATCTAGACCCAGGATGCAAAGAATCACACACTTCTTCCACATCCCTTATAGAGGACAaacccacagcccctcccctTTTTCATAAGGAAAACTCTAGGAATACATAAGGACATGCACCCACATGCCCACAGCCAAGCATGGTTGTGTGGGGCAAAGatgatgaatttttaaaaattccaaattGTGGTTTATCACAGCCACCAAGGAATGGTGTAGTGTCAGCAGTGTCCTTCCTCTGAGGGATCATGGAGGAAAAGGCCAAAGCATCTCCATGTGCTCCTCCTCAAAAGCatcaataaaaattatattttcctcaTCCCCACTTATCCTCCCTTGAGGTTCCTCAGAGTgttcagaggaaaagaattctCAACATTCATCTCCATGCTGCAGGTCAGGGCTGGTGGGTTGATTCAATCACACTTTTGCTAGGAAATTTTTaggtttcttcttcttcttggcactgcagctccatATGGGTTTCCTGGACTGAAGGTCTCACAGGGTACACCTAAGGCTGGAAGGTGCTGAGGAATCTTCCATCAGCTCCAGCTTCCCACTCTTTGTGAGGCTTCTGTGGGATCACCTGGGTGTTCCTCACCTTTGTGACAACTGTCAGCACCAGGAAGCAAGCCTGCCTCCCACCTGTGGTATCACACAGTGCTCACTTGTTAGGAGATGTAGAAACTCTCAGGCAGTGCAAattcctgtgcccagccctgtctgGCTTCTTTCACGTCATCTTCCCcgggaaaaaaacaagaatttCATTATCAGCCAGGCAAAGTTAGTATTTAATCTGTCAGTTTAATTGAAAATACTTCAGTGGTGATAAATAATGCAGAGCACTGCAAATGATGGCTCATGGGTGAGATCAAAGACCCCGGGCAGCATCAGGCAGGGCCtcgtggctgctgctgctgggctgagatGAGACAGAGAAGGGATTCTGTGCAGGgcaacaaaaccagcagggaCATACCCCACACCCAGACTGGGAAAGTGTCCACACACTCATCAAATCCATCAGCACCGCCCCAAACTTCCCTTCTGGCTTTGATAACACAGAACACTCTGCCAGTCTTTCCCTTTTAGcataaaataacaacaaaattCAGAGATCTTACTCTGTTGGTTCTCAGACAAATACACGTAGCTTCCacatgttttgatttttcctaCTAATGCCGatgtatttaaatgttttctgctttctctttcacATGTTGCATCTAGGAGCCCGTGATTTTATTAAACTCTGCATTCTAAACCTTTCCCATCAGCCTTGATGTGTTcttccagcacacacacacacacacaaaaatcagtTGCAATCCTCAAGGAAGAAGGCAGAAAACTAATTGAATCACCCACTTCCTTGCAATATATGATTCCtattaaaattacattattgGTGTTTTGTGCCTGCCCTGCAGTCATATCCCCAACACACACATTTATGGACGGcaaatcctttttatttatgCTGCCTCACTTTGCGTGTCTTAAATGTGAAGAGTCTGTCAGGATAGATGAGGATCTGGAATGTATTTGCCAGTTAGATCTACTTTGGAGTAATTTCTGAATTCaaattttctgttaaattcACTAAAATATGTAAACTCATGGTTCACATTGCTGTCACAATGGGAGCTTAATATATTTTGTGAAGGGTTTAACATCACATTCcattaaatttgaattttttatggGCCATAGACTTTTCTGACATCTGGCTACTCTGTTTTAGGAGTGCCATAAACACTTTAAACATCTCAAAGCTTTGGACTTTTCTatgtaaaacaggaaaaaaaaaacttaagcAATGTTTCTTCTAAGAAGGAGCTGAATCCAGAGGGATTTCACTGATATTTGGCTGAAGTTTGAGCTTTTAACTCCCCTGGGGGAAGCTGGACCCCCTTCAGCCCACTGAACTTAAACCTGCAGTGCCTTTTGGGGACACTGAATTTTGAGAGGACACCCACACAGGACCCTGAGGATCTCTGGTGCAGGGAATTGTTTCACTCTATCCAGCTCCCTCTTTTTACCCTATCACACATTTTCCTGATGTTTGCCAGGATCTTCCACATCTTTGGGTCCCGTGATCTGGCATCTCATGAATGAGGCATTCAGaagaaacaccaaaaaccccaaattctaACTACACGTGTTGGATAAAGGTTTTTTCTGACTCAGAGGTGGGGTAACTgagtttttaaaacagttttattctatttttagttTCATGTGAAGGGTGAGATAATATAGATGTTATAATTTACACTATTATAATCAAAGCCAACTACTTCTTAATTATAAGACACCATAAGTGTTTTTTGGCTTATTAGCTTTTGTTGCACTGTCTTGTAAATGCTTTAAAGCTAATAATCTAAAATTACTCTTTGTGGGTCTTActataatgtatttttctattattatttttctaaagtatTTAGTCTTATTTGGTAAGGCTATCTTTTGAAACTTGTTTTTAGtttaatttctctctcaacaataTCTGTCTTGTTCTATGGCATTTCTAAGTCAGCGTTTCTTATCTCAATGTTTTCCTACAGATGCACACTCTATAAACTTTCTGTCAGGTTTTTTGAGAATtttctacaaatccatttcccacataCACCAAAAGCCAGACAGAGGTCCAAAATCCGGAATCAGGCTGTGaagaacatggaaaaattaACAGGAACAAACCAGTCAAGGGCTGGTTGAGGAAGAACTTCCTGGCATGCTTTAGCTTCCCAAACTTGCATTTTCCTCTGCACATATTGATGGAGACTCAGCAAATTTCTAGGCAAAAATTGctagaaaaaaattgcaaatacaCCTGGCTGGAGATCCAGGACTGTAAAGGAGCCTGCCAGGGAATAACCAGACTCTTCTGTTGCTGGATGAAAGGTGCCTGTGCAAGAACATCCTCATCTgtgagctcctgg harbors:
- the ZNF648 gene encoding zinc finger protein 648, whose product is MDVSENNICDTGGEHSNYPRKATKQVGHSCRPQKEVDMNYSCSPPGNSAGPAGKQELPADLRCGDKETCDTYCQKQGENPAGEFPPSSTSFHLQREDEDLGHHSSEHTRKPRMITKLREDNGSAALGDALSEELEPIPEEALPYRCKKCGSSFRGVSELQEHRRAHLLENSYRCPICTKGFSRAANLRMHKLIHSSERPHKCPECDKGFIRTADVWRHLRNVHKIERSMVILANSTARNPWSVVHHSQQHNAECPDQACPANPKSQEDDFKPYACPTCGKGFDKPNLLSKHKVIHREDKPYKCQECGMAFVQLLRLKRHQQTHSGARPFYCEECGGTFTRLASLQRHHRIHTGEKPYSCNFCGHSFTESGTLRRHERTHKLDKP